From Antechinus flavipes isolate AdamAnt ecotype Samford, QLD, Australia chromosome 1, AdamAnt_v2, whole genome shotgun sequence:
CGTAGTCACTAAGAACCCGAGAGAAGCCCGAGAACTCACCTCTTCCACTTTTTTGACCATTGGACGTGAATTTCGAATGAAAGTGATCTTACCAAGTTTAAAGTCATAATTAGGAATTCCtctgaagagagaaggaggaagcagcattaatggaagaaaaacaaCCCTGACCCCTCCCCTGTAGGcaagccctcctcccccccatttGCTGGCCAGCAGAGGACCAAGACCCCTGCTCTGAGGTACGAGAAACGGCTTCCCTGGCCCCAGAGCACACTGGGTAGGAATCCCACCCCAGTGTGGGCGGTGGGCTCATTGCATGCTCTCTACTGGAGAATCCTGCGGGGAGCCGGAGTCGGGGGGCCCGGCTTCAGATCCTGGTTCTGATGCCTCCTGGCTGTGTCGTTTTGGCTTAGTCACTTCACTTCATTTTATACCAGGGAGGACAGCCCCCGAGTCTCCCCTCCCAGGGCTGCTCTCCTAGGCCCTGGGCTGGGCCGCAGTCTGGGAGCCAGGCCAGCTCCCGACCAGACCCGAGGCCCAGGGAAGGCAAGGGGGCTTCCTCGAGGGGCAGGGGTGGGGGCCAATGCTCAGGGGCCGCAGGCACACACTCACCTTTTAATGTCTCCAGGCTTAATTGGGGAAGGGCTAGGTTCGATGCCTTTCTTCTTCCCATCTAATCTGTTCCCAGAACCGGAGAAGGCCTAGGAAAGCAAAGGGCAGTGAGACGCCCATAAGCGCATGCTGCCCGAGTGGCCACCTCAGGCCAGCCCAGGCAAACACTGgcagaggggggaggagggcaaaCCTTTCAGGCCTGGAGGGGGAGCAAGAGGAACAGTCCGGAGGCCTGTGCGGCCAGTTCAGGGGAGGCCAAAGGGAGCCACCCGGGCTGGAAGGGTCGCCTGGAGCTGGGCGGGGGGAGCTTTAAATGCTGGGCATTTGTACCTGGTCCCAGAGGGGATGGGGAGCACGCACATATGCATCAGCTGTGGGAAGGGCCTGGATGCAGGAGGGGATGGGAGCCCTAGGCTGGTGGGACCAAAGGGAAAGGCTTGTCGCCAGGCGCTGGcgctcaggaaggtgagtctcaGGCCAGCTCTGGGCCCCGAGGGTTTCCTCGTGCAAAGGCCCAGATGAAGCCGCATGTGAAGGACACGAGGCAGTGCCGTGGCCGGAGCCCAGAGCTCAAATCGGGCTTCTGACCTGGAGGTCACTTGCACTCACCTagccttagtttgctcatctaGGAAGTGGGCACAGAGGGAGCACCGACCTCTCAGGGCTGTGAGGATGATTAATGTAACTTCCCAACGAACCAGAAAGCACTATTTATATGCTAATGAGCCATAACACACAAAATCACTGCAGGTCTTTTTTCtttagtcatgtcctactctctcagactccatttggggttttcttagcagagatcctggaggggtttgtcatttccttcaagagcccatttcacagaagaggaaactgaggctaggaagAGGCTGAGATTGTGCTATGGCGCCCCCTAGCAGTTCCAAGGGTAACCACAAACTTCCTGAACTTGCGGGCAATGGCAGAGGCAGAGTGGTCACTATGGGCCTGGCAGTGATTGTGTGGGTCCCAGCCGGCCCTTTCTCCACGAGCCCCGCCCCGCACCCACAGGCCAAAGGGCCCTGGACCTGAAGAGAGGGCGCAGGAGGGCCAGGAGCACATCTCCTGCCCTGGTGCAGGCCCTTCCCGCTGGGGCCGCCCTTGCATTTCCCAGCCTATGAGCCGGTCCGAGGCCTCCGAGGCCCAGAGCGACCTCTGGTTGCCTCCCAGTCTTGGCTTCCACAAAGGCCCCTCTGCACACGCGGTTTGCCGGCCACATCTCTCCCCTCTGGGCCTGGCCAGATGACCCGGCCCCCCCTCCCCCGCACCCCTCGGCCACAAAGGAGCTGGGATTTTCCTCCCCCAAGTTCCTAGTCCTCTGCTGCACAAATGGCTTCACTTCTCGTGCCCCTGAGGAGCTAAAGATGGGCCAGGACGGAGTTCCCAGCGCTAGGGGACTGGCAGGGCCCGAGGGACTCGTGAGGAGCTCTTTGGGGCAGGTCCAGACATGGCCCAAGAGCGGACTTGCTCGGGGACCCAGCGGTTGTACCGCTTTAAGACCAGAAGGACGCGGGACTTACCCGGAATCCGAGCTCTCCCACGTAGCCGCTGTGGTCGGCTTCCACGTCCTGGGAGACAAAGGAAAACCAAAGTGACTCAGCTGCAGTGGCGCATCCCCCACCCCGAGGCCCTCCCTTGGAGACAAGACAAGGTCCGGGGGCTTGGGGAGAGTCCCCAGCAGCGAGCAGACAGAGGGTCGGCCGCCCCCCACCCAAGAGGCGCGGCCCCCCACCCCACTCACCGCCGTCTCCTCGTGCTGAGCCTGTCGCTCCGGCTCCTTGTAGCCCAGGGGGGCGTCAAAGTCCACCTGGAGGTCCAAAGAGAGACACCCTGAGGGGCAGGTCCGAGTCCCCCAGCCAGCTCTTCTTCAGATGGGTCGTCCCACAGCACCAGCACCGGGCACTGGCTTTTAGTGACGGGAAGAGCGTTCAGGACCGAGCCCGGGGCAGACAGGTGGAAGGCGGAGGACGTGACCTTTCTGCCCATCTCTGCTGGTTGGATTCTCACCTGGTTTTGCAGCTGCCGCCACCTGCACCATCAAGAATTCCTGGACACCCACCCCTCCCCTCTTTATACCCGGTGCCCTTGGCCTCCAATCCAATTTCGACAGGAGCCGACAGAGGGAGGCAGTGCCATGGGCCAGGGAGTGCCCAGGCCTCCGGGCCAACGCGCCCCCCTGGGAGGGGAACCCACGGCTCTGGTACTGCCTGGGAGGAAGGGGTGCGCGCAAGCTGAGCCCTTGCTAAGATCCGGATGATCTCCTCTCATTAAATGTATCTAGAAAGTCATTCCTTTCTACACAGGCCAGAGTACGGCTGCTCAGGGTCATCCGGGACCCCAGAGGGGAGTGTTTCTGGGAGGGGAGCCTTGCCTGGAGCCAGAACTAAACTTGAATGACAAAGACAAGCTCCATCTATTGGGCTGAGTGAGACCACCAGTTGAAGACCCGAGGTTGAGAGCCTTCCCTCCTGCGGGCTGACTGCTGCAAGACCATTTGGCAAGAGATGGGCCCTCGCCCCAAACGTGCCATCTGGTGGGGCGGGGCATTCCCTTCCTCCAGGAGCCACCACCAAAGGGCACCTGGGAGAAGGCGTTTTGACCCAAGCCTTTGCACATCATAGAACGTATGTAACAAGAGACTCGCTGGTCTAGGATGCAGGGTCACACTGGGCGGCTTCTAAAGACAAGGGAGCCAGTGCCAAAGACGAGGCCCAGAAACAGCTTGTGGTGTCCCCCTCCCCATGGCTCCTGACACAAATTTCCATCTCTTCTCCCCAAAAAGGCCTCCTGCAGACCCCGTGTAGTTCTTCTCTGGGACCCAGCACTTACATTCATGTCACATTCTATGATAGACACGGCTTTATCCGGCTTTGTCTCCATCACTCGAAGCTCATAGATCTGCGTGAGAGTAGAAATGTCATTGGGAGGGCAGTCAGAAAGCCACAGGGAGGCCTACAATGAGAGCTGGCAGGGGACCCTTTagtaaactgagacccacagGCCACGGTCACACAAGAAATGTTTCTGGTGCTGGAACTGGAGCCCCATCCTCGAACTCCAGATCCTGCCCATGGTGAAAACTGGTATTAATCTCccattttttccacatcctttccaacacctatcatttcctcttctatcattctggccaatctgacaagtgtgagATGATACCGCAGAACTGTTTagtttgtgtttctctaatcaaaaatgatttagagctttttttcatatgaccaagCATAACAGATTTCTTCACTGAAAAAtttccattcatatcctttgcccatttatcaatcagggaaggatttaaattcataaaaattgtgcaaagttctttatatatctgaGATATGAGACCGAGAAACCATGTATAAATCCCCCCCAACTCTCTGCTCTCCCTCTAATCTTATTTACGTTGATTTTACTTGTAGAAAACATTAAGTTactgaaatcaaaattatccattttacatcccaCAATGTTCTTTGTCTTGTTCCTCTCTATATcccatgctcttctaatttgcttatgagtAAATTATATCCCTTCCTAACTAGATCAGGTATCCCTTTTGATCTCATCTTGATAAACTGTGATGACCGAGTTAGctccctggataccttagaatcaaccggtctttattcttggtctttagaggtaggattggaCTGGATGGACGCAGAATCTCCGCGACCTTCCTTCTCCTcgtctaccgccaaagtgaccctggctactcttactccaccccctagtccctcctacaattctctgtatacaccaattatcgagtcagcacagaatagtgggaagggccattttccaagcatatgctcagagtattgtccaattggtaattggccttaagtgctcggttgtccgacTTCAGTGCataaactcaagagtttcagccttctacagtAAATGGTGTAAAATACTGATCTATAGCCCAATTCTGCCagattgttggtttttttcctataatgaattcttttcccacaaTCCTTAAATCTTTATACTTGTCCGACACAAAgttattataatcatttactaCTATACACTGTATTTCTACTCATTTACTGATCTGGCTTTCTATTTCTTAAGCCAGTACcaaagttttgataattactgtgtTATAATCCAGCTTGAGATCTGATACTATTAAGCctctttcctttacatttttcctcccattaattcctttggtattctttcaaatgaattcaagacttttttttttttttggttgaggcaattggggttaagtgacttgcccagggtcacacaactaggaggtggttaagtgtctgagaccagatttgaacccaggcctcctgactttagggcagGTCCTCTCTcccctgagccacctagctgctccactttcaagtatttttaagaGCAGCGAGTGTTGtatttgtcaaaagttttttctgcatctattttattaaaaaaaaatgtaagtaacTACATTTCAATAAACTTAGTGTCCTTTGTAATCCGATGTATTTTGTGTATCTGAAAACGCGATCCTGAGAAGGGCTCCATCATCCCAAACCGCTCAAGGGGTCCTGCTCCCAAACTAGACTAAACATTCTCTTTTTACTGAGGAAGAAACCGTACCAGTTTCACGATCAGAGAGTCGGCAAAGGCACGATGGAACCCCGGCTCTGACCTCTGCTCTAGCTACACAAGCCAATGCGGAGTTCAACCTCCCAATCGGGGAGTACATCTTGGATTTTTGTAGTGTAGTCGTTGAATAAGTGCCTGGTGTGGTAGTAATTTTcaaatgggaagggaaaaaacatttattaagcactcccTAACCCtctgatcctcacaatcaccTTGGGAGGTGGGTGCCATTACCAGCCCCGTTTTAcagtgggggaaactgaggcagaggtgaaatgacttgctcatggtcaagTAGCTACTAAGCATGTGAGGTCATATggcccaggtcttcctgactctaggtctatcCATAGTAGCCAAGCTGTCTCCAAATAACtgcatttttaaaactctttaggAAGACTAGAGTAGCAGATAGGGTACCGGGCCATAGTGCTGGAAGCCCAGTCCAGAGGCCCGGGGTGCCACCGAGACTCACTTTTTCATTGTAGTTGATCGCAATCACATCGCCAGTAGTCAGACAGGCAAAGTTTCTCAAAGCATTTTCCAATCTGTAGACAAAGTGTCAAGGAGCAGAAACAACCGAAAGGACTGGAAGTCCCGGGACCGCATTTCCCGTCGGGCCCACCGAGCCTCACCCGCGAGCCGAGGGCCGACAATGACCGGACTCGGGGACCGCAGGAGAACCAGCCCGGCCTTTTCTGACCTTCCCACCCCAGACATAAAGCAGTAAACTCCAAATGAGTTACTCGGCAAATCGAAAGGTAAGCAGAAGGTCATTAAATAAACTCGAGGCCTTGTCCCAAGGGAGGAGGGGCCAGAGGCCCAGACAGCGAGCTCCCAGGACAGAGTgggaggatggggaggagagaggccCTGAAGGCAGGTATGGGTGGCGGGTGAGAAGCAGTTCTGAGCATGGGAGAGGGCGCAGGGGACTGGGCGTGCTCCAGTCTGGCTGAAGGGGAATGATGGGAGAAGAGTCACTAAAGCCACCATCGAGTTACAGGCCCTTCATGGCCCCATGAAGCCTTTGGTCCTCAAGTGCCAATGAACCTGGGGCCAGTTTTTCCTGACATTTGACTCTATGTCCAATACAGGCCCTGGGGGCACGGCTCCCCCGGCTGCTGGCTGACCTCCCCTTCTGACCATCACCCCTCTCGCACACTGCAGACCCCCCGGCCAGCAtcagagaggcagatttcagtGTCACTACTTGGGGATCATGGTGCTGGGCCTAGAGCTCCAGGCCTAGAGTCACATGGCTTGtccctcttcctcattctttctggCCCACCAGGCCTGACTCCGAGGCTCTGTGCACGAGGAGCAAGTGCGTAAGAAAGGTTTCTTGGCTGAGGCCCCACGTCTTCCCCAGCTCACTCCAGCCAGGGGCAGCACCCACAACGGCTCAAGGAAGGAGGCAGGCGTGTGAGGGCCCTGGCCGAGGCTCAGTATCCCCACGGGCCTGCAGTAATGTGTCAACGCCCTCCCTGCACAGCTGACTTGGCTACGCTCGGGAGAACTGAAGCCAGTGACCGGCCCTTCCCGCTGAGGGTCATCACTTTTATTCTGTTATGAGAGAAGGAAGGTGCTGGGGAAACAAGTGGGCTATAAAAGGAGCAATAGAAACAGATGGATGCGCAGCTCACGGAGCCCCCACCCACCAGGCCCCCAAAGGATACACGGCCTTCGGGTTGGTGATATCCAGGAAATCTGGGCTCTGGGGCTGGAATTTGGAGTAAGTCGCCACCTGCAGGTTGACGCTCTCCACTTGCACCAGGCCTCCCTCCTCCAGAAGCAGATTCTGCATCATCTACCAAAGGAATCACAAGCAGGAGTGGCCCCTGGGCCCCCACAGCTGCCGCCATACTGGGACCCTCCCTTCACACCCCACCCAGGTTCCAGGGTTCTTCCAGCTGAGAGTCGCCACAGCCTGGGGAAAAGTCCTGCCTCCACCCTTGCCAGCTGCGTGACCCCGGACAAGGCCCGTCCCTCTGAGCCTCCGAGGTGTAGAGAAGGCACCGACCCTCACTGGGGGAGGCCGGGACCCCACTGACATCTCCAGGTCAGTCTCTGGCCTGACACCCTTGAAGGCAACAGAGCCTCCTGCAGCCAAAAGACTGGGTCTGGGTCCAAGCCAAGCTCTGCTCCATGCTCCCCAAGCCAAGCCACTGAGCCAGTTTCTCATCTGCAGAGAGGGCCGCACGAAGGCCCGGGGAGCCCAAAGCTCCCTTTGCTCTCATGCTTAGGGTTTTAGGGCTGACAcaatacccattttatagaggagaaaactgacaCTTCCTTTGTGAGGTTAAAGTCACCCTTGGATGATGAAAAAGGCTCtgcatctccagagaaagaactgaaggagTGTGAACCATAGAAGCAGACGGTTTTTACTTAATTATGGTTTTCTGGCCTGCGTTTGCTTTTGCATCATGGCTAAAATGGAGACATTTTGCCTAATCACACATTTAAGGGTGAGGAGGGGAATaggggagagaatctggaactcaaaaaaaaagtcacaaatatGTTTGTTTACatggaattgaggagaaaataaactaaaaaagaaatgtcCCCTCAGGGCCCCAAGTCTGGCACCCCACTCTGAGGCCCTGGAAGGGCTGGGATGTGCAGCACTGGCAGAAGCTGGGATTAGCAAGATCAcggtggaggggagggggagttTGCTTCCCCTCAGGCCTGGCCAGAACCCTGGGGCTCCCCTTGGCACAGACATCCACCGCGTGGCTGAGAGGCCCCTGACAGCAAGGGGCGGCTGTGGCCCCCGGCCCTGAAGCCGAGCTCAGTAGGGGAGGGGCGCTATCTAGGCGGCACGGGCTGAGCTAGGAGTTGAGGGCCTGGCACGGAGCCATGGTATTTGTGCCCCCCCGAGGCCAACCACAGCCTCTGGGCTGCAATCAGAGACA
This genomic window contains:
- the UFD1 gene encoding ubiquitin recognition factor in ER-associated degradation protein 1 isoform X1 — encoded protein: MFSFNMFDHPIPRVFQNRFSTQYRCFSVSMLAGPNDRSDVEKGGKIIMPPSALDQLSRLNITYPMLFKLTNKNSDRMTHCGVLEFVADEGICYLPHWMMQNLLLEEGGLVQVESVNLQVATYSKFQPQSPDFLDITNPKAVLENALRNFACLTTGDVIAINYNEKIYELRVMETKPDKAVSIIECDMNVDFDAPLGYKEPERQAQHEETADVEADHSGYVGELGFRAFSGSGNRLDGKKKGIEPSPSPIKPGDIKRGIPNYDFKLGKITFIRNSRPMVKKVEEDEAGGRFIAFSGEGQSLRKKGRKP
- the UFD1 gene encoding ubiquitin recognition factor in ER-associated degradation protein 1 isoform X2; the encoded protein is MFDHPIPRVFQNRFSTQYRCFSVSMLAGPNDRSDVEKGGKIIMPPSALDQLSRLNITYPMLFKLTNKNSDRMTHCGVLEFVADEGICYLPHWMMQNLLLEEGGLVQVESVNLQVATYSKFQPQSPDFLDITNPKAVLENALRNFACLTTGDVIAINYNEKIYELRVMETKPDKAVSIIECDMNVDFDAPLGYKEPERQAQHEETADVEADHSGYVGELGFRAFSGSGNRLDGKKKGIEPSPSPIKPGDIKRGIPNYDFKLGKITFIRNSRPMVKKVEEDEAGGRFIAFSGEGQSLRKKGRKP